From one Culex quinquefasciatus strain JHB chromosome 3, VPISU_Cqui_1.0_pri_paternal, whole genome shotgun sequence genomic stretch:
- the LOC6041333 gene encoding LOW QUALITY PROTEIN: probable ATP-dependent RNA helicase Dbp45A (The sequence of the model RefSeq protein was modified relative to this genomic sequence to represent the inferred CDS: inserted 5 bases in 3 codons) encodes MAQKTDQKFADLGLKPWITKQLEKLGLRRPTPIQQACIPRILNGEDCIGAAKTGSGKTFAFALPILQRLSEEPTSNFALILTPTHELAYQIAEQFSVAGQPMGVKVCVVTGGTDQLLEAQRLQARPHIVVAMPGRLAAHLTGCNTYSFRALQFLVVDEADRVLSGSFDEDLEAIRRFLPEKRQNLFFSATLKEFMRESSVFPIPGGAFEWSEESEVATVETLDQRYILCADYDRDMVLIETLRKFKEEKEDANVIIFTNSKKDCQVLSLTLNKIGFDNVCLHGFLRQKERVAALNRFKSKHVRILIATDVASRGLDIPNVQLVLNHRLPKVPNEYIHRVGRTARAGRKGXAISIFRFPRDLEFLGXIEALINTKLTEHPVDQRLVERIFMQVSVARREAEMNLDNKDFDERAXNYRRKKWLEQGLDPDEMDAKWKREQEQRKVERKERLRRENEMRKEHGERLGFVVKDDRFKDAVESKKFKKRKFVETEKLDELVQKKKVDGMVVKKGKLKNVKK; translated from the exons ATGGCACAGAAAACGGACCAGAAGTTTGCCGATCTCGGCCTCAAACCATGGATAACGAAACAGTTGGAGAAGCTGGGTCTTCGCCGTCCCACGCCCATCCAGCAGGCCTGTATACCGCGCATTCTGAACGGCGAGGACTGCATCGGAGCGGCCAAAACGGGTTCGGGAAAGACGTTCGCCTTTGCGCTTCCCATCCTGCAGCGGCTGAGCGAGGAACCGACGAGCAATTTCGCGCTCATCCTGACTCCAACGCACGAGCTGGCCTACCAGATAGCGGAACAGTTTTCGGTGGCCGGTCAACCGATGGGGGTGAAGGTTTGCGTGGTCACCGGCGGGACGGACCAGCTGCTGGAGGCGCAACGGTTACAGGCGCGGCCGCACATTGTGGTGGCGATGCCGGGGCGGTTGGCGGCCCATTTGACTGGGTGCAACACGTACTCGTTCCGGGCGCTGCAGTTTCTGGTGGTGGACGAGGCGGACCGGGTGTTGAGCGGGAGTTTCGACGAGGATTTGGAGGCGATTAGGCGGTTTCTGCCGGAGAAGCGACAGAATTTGTTCTTTTCGGCGACTTTGAAGGAGTTTATGAGGGAGAGTAGCGTGTTTCCGATTCCGGGGGGTGCGTTTGAGTGGTCGGAGGAGAGTGAGGTGGCCACGGTGGAGACGCTGGACCAGAGGTACATTTTGTGTGCGGACTATGATCGGGACATGGTGCTGATTGAAACGCTGAGGAAGTTTAAGGAGGAGAAGGAGGATGCGAATGTGATCATTTTTACAAATTCGAAGAAGGATTGCCAGGTTTTGTCGTTGACGTTGAACAAGATCGGGTTCGATAACGTTTGCTTGCATGGGTTTCTGCGGCAGAAGGAACGAGTGGCGGCGTTGAATCGGTTCAAATCGAAGCACGTGAGAATCTTGATTGCCACGGATGTGGCAAGTCGTGGCTTGGACATCCCGAATGTTCAGCTAGTGTTGAACCACCGATTGCCCAAGGTTCCAAACGAGTACATTCACCGGGTCGGTCGCACGGCACGAGCTGGTCGGAAAGG TGCGATTTCGATCTTCCGATTCCCGCGCGATCTGGAATTTTTGG AAATTGAAGCGCTTATCAACACGAAGCTAACGGAACATCCGGTGGACCAGCGCCTCGTCGAGCGTATCTTTATGCAGGTCAGCGTGGCCCGGCGCGAAGCGGAAATGAACCTGGACAACAAGGACTTTGACGAGCGGGC CAACTACCGGCGCAAGAAGTGGCTCGAGCAGGGCCTGGATCCGGACGAGATGGACGCCAAGTGGAAGCGCGAACAGGAGCAGCGGAAGGTTGAGCGGAAGGAGCGTCTGCGGAGGGAGAACGAGATGCGGAAAGAACACGGCGAAAGGCTCGGGTTCGTGGTGAAAGATGACCGGTTCAAGGATGCGGTTGAGAGTAAAAAGTTTAAGAAGCGAAAGTTTGTCGAGACGGAAAAGCTGGACGAGTTGGtgcagaagaagaaagtggatgGGATGGTTGTTAAAAAGGGTAAACTGAAGAATGTTAAGAAATAA
- the LOC6041332 gene encoding 40S ribosomal protein S24 has translation MSTATIRTRRFMTNRLLCRKQMICDVLHPGLASVSKKEIRDKLAAMYKVTPDVVFVFGFKNNFGGGKSTGFGLIYDTLDNAKKFEPKHRLGRHGLYEKKKMTRKQRKERKNRMKKVRGTKKAKVGQAVKK, from the coding sequence ATGTCGACCGCGACGATTCGTACCCGCCGTTTCATGACCAACCGGCTGCTGTGCCGCAAGCAGATGATCTGCGACGTGCTGCACCCGGGTCTGGCCTCGGTCTCGAAGAAGGAGATCCGCGACAAGCTGGCCGCCATGTACAAGGTCACCCCGGATGTGGTGTTCGTGTTCGGCTTCAAGAACAACTTTGGCGGCGGCAAGTCGACCGGCTTCGGGCTCATCTACGACACCCTGGACAATGCCAAGAAGTTCGAACCCAAGCACCGACTGGGCCGCCACGGACTGTACGAGAAGAAGAAGATGACCCGCAAGCAGCGCAAGGAACGCAAGAACCGTATGAAGAAGGTGCGCGGAACCAAGAAGGCCAAGGTCGGACAGGCCGTCAAGAAGTAA